TTTCCACATTCACGTGACTGCCTTGAATATCTACCCGTTTAACCATGTCCAACTCCACAATGCTCCGATGGACTTCCGGATCCTCCACTTTACGCAAAGCATCCAAAACTTGTTGTTCTGTAACCACTGATCCTTCACCTCCAAATTTACAGTTTACATTTTACCCTTTAATCACGGTTCGCACAAATGTTTATCTTACATTTTCCGAGTTACTGAAATAGTCCAGAACTCCTTGGTAGAGTGAATACGCAATTTTTTTCTGATAGGTACTTTTTTTTAACAGCTCAAGTTCCTGCGCATTCGATAAAAATCCGACCTCTGCCAACACAGAGGGTACTCCCGCCTGCCTCAACAAATACAAATTTTCCTGCTGCTCAATGTCACGCTTGGAATCCAATTCCTGCTTAAAATAGGCTTGAATTGACTGAGCCAGCAATTTGCTGGCAGGCACATCCGAATCGTAAAAAGCTTGCGCTCCCTTCCCTCCGCTCGGATTTGAATTCAGGTGTATCGACAGGAACATATCCGCTTCATTGTCTTTAATCTTCATCAGGCGAGCGCGCAAATCTTCCGCTTTTCTTCTGCTAAGCCCTTTGGTTTCTGGTTTCGCCAGGTCACGGTCGTCCTCTCGGGTCATAATCACATATGCCCCGGATTGCTGCAGGTAATCACGCAAGTATTTCGCTATATTTAAGTTGATTGTCTTTTCGATTGTTCCGTCTGCGGCGACCGCCCCCCCATCCGGACCACCATGTCCCGCATCCACCACGATGGTGTAGCCAGATAAAGAAGCACTTTCTGTCCATAATTTTGTGATAGGAATGTCTGATTTGATCAAATTTACAAAGAACAACAAGATCGCTAATGTACCCGCGATAATAGATATCTTCCGCCAATCCTTTGAAGCTTCCATGCTCCTCCTCCTCAGCTTAGCGAGACTTGTGCCCTTTGGGTGCATAGCACGACTTGGCACCTATGGTGCCTAAGCGTGACTTGTGCCCTTTGGGTAGTTGTCTCTCACATATATATGAAGAAGCAGGACAAAACCATGACAGAAAGTGGACAAAACGGGTAACAAAAAAAGACACCCAAACGGGTGTCTGGTAGCAGCTTGTTTGACGTATCGCAATTAATGCTTGGAGAATTGCGGAGCGCGGCGAACCGCTTTGAGTCCGTACTTTTTCCGTTCTTCTATTTCAGGGTTTTAAGGTATTTCATATGAGGCTGAAAACCCT
The sequence above is a segment of the Effusibacillus dendaii genome. Coding sequences within it:
- the cwlD gene encoding N-acetylmuramoyl-L-alanine amidase CwlD, whose amino-acid sequence is MEASKDWRKISIIAGTLAILLFFVNLIKSDIPITKLWTESASLSGYTIVVDAGHGGPDGGAVAADGTIEKTINLNIAKYLRDYLQQSGAYVIMTREDDRDLAKPETKGLSRRKAEDLRARLMKIKDNEADMFLSIHLNSNPSGGKGAQAFYDSDVPASKLLAQSIQAYFKQELDSKRDIEQQENLYLLRQAGVPSVLAEVGFLSNAQELELLKKSTYQKKIAYSLYQGVLDYFSNSENVR